A window of the Acidithiobacillus thiooxidans ATCC 19377 genome harbors these coding sequences:
- a CDS encoding adenine-specific methyltransferase EcoRI family protein, with protein sequence MANENSGLHKAKRNKNDEFYTQIVDVERELRHYRDQFKGKVVYCNCDDPYVSAFFEYFTKNFEFLGLKRLVTTCYKSQRLDLFSQNDSKEAIKLEYTGGAPNSMPKPNDIGITPLNGDGDFRSQECVEILNGSDIVVTNPPFSLFSEYVAQLANHNKKFIIIGHQNAITYKDVFPLIKNNKMWLGYGFKRNMAHFVAPHYKDTASDADHRDGMIRVSGVVWYTNLDHHKRHEEMILVKRYDGNESAYPLYDNYDAIEVSKTQDIPLDYEGAMGVPITFLTKYNPEQFKIIGATESEGSGFSFGLWKPESGISQAVIKGKRVYKRLFIRNHNIASEK encoded by the coding sequence ATGGCAAACGAAAATAGTGGCCTGCATAAAGCCAAGCGCAACAAGAATGACGAGTTCTATACACAAATAGTAGATGTTGAGAGGGAGCTAAGGCATTACCGAGACCAGTTTAAGGGAAAGGTTGTGTACTGTAACTGCGATGATCCGTATGTCAGCGCATTTTTTGAATACTTCACCAAGAACTTCGAATTTTTGGGGCTAAAAAGGCTCGTCACCACCTGCTATAAGAGTCAGCGGCTGGATCTTTTCAGTCAGAACGATTCAAAAGAAGCCATCAAATTGGAATACACTGGCGGCGCCCCAAACAGCATGCCGAAACCGAACGACATTGGCATAACACCACTCAATGGTGACGGCGACTTTCGCAGCCAGGAATGCGTAGAAATTCTCAATGGATCAGACATTGTTGTCACCAATCCCCCGTTTTCGTTGTTCAGTGAATATGTGGCGCAGTTAGCCAACCACAATAAAAAGTTCATCATCATAGGGCACCAAAACGCGATTACCTATAAAGATGTTTTCCCTCTCATTAAGAACAACAAAATGTGGCTTGGCTACGGTTTCAAAAGAAATATGGCTCATTTTGTTGCACCACATTATAAGGATACTGCTTCTGACGCCGATCATCGGGACGGTATGATCCGGGTATCTGGGGTGGTCTGGTACACAAACCTCGACCACCACAAGCGTCATGAGGAAATGATTTTGGTAAAGCGTTACGACGGCAATGAATCAGCTTATCCTCTCTATGACAACTATGATGCCATAGAGGTCTCAAAGACGCAGGATATTCCTCTCGATTATGAGGGCGCAATGGGCGTCCCAATCACGTTCCTCACTAAATATAACCCTGAACAATTCAAGATAATTGGTGCAACAGAAAGTGAAGGCTCAGGCTTTTCTTTTGGGCTATGGAAACCTGAAAGCGGCATTTCGCAGGCGGTTATAAAAGGAAAGCGGGTTTACAAACGCCTTTTCATCCGCAACCATAATATTGCTTCGGAGAAATGA
- a CDS encoding 1-acyl-sn-glycerol-3-phosphate acyltransferase: MPGHLILVRPHASLLDGPVVVHCLHQIGGHCGYLFAVDPDYARQPFWRRALSWYGRVNGHHRMVPLDQRSPMALRVILRTLEAGHGVVLFPQGTGISNPVRPDLPGASWLARKSRCLVTEIRLDHSGWIPQVAYQGHERRATCH, encoded by the coding sequence ATGCCGGGTCACCTGATCCTTGTCCGTCCTCATGCGTCCTTACTGGACGGCCCAGTCGTTGTCCACTGTCTGCATCAGATTGGCGGCCACTGCGGCTACCTCTTCGCCGTCGATCCCGATTATGCCCGCCAACCTTTCTGGCGAAGGGCGCTGTCCTGGTATGGTCGGGTCAACGGCCACCATCGCATGGTCCCTCTCGATCAGCGATCACCCATGGCGCTTCGGGTGATTCTGCGCACCCTGGAGGCGGGCCACGGAGTGGTGCTGTTCCCGCAGGGAACGGGCATTTCCAATCCGGTCCGGCCAGATCTGCCCGGAGCATCCTGGCTAGCCCGAAAATCCCGATGCTTGGTCACGGAGATTCGTCTGGATCACTCCGGATGGATTCCTCAAGTGGCGTATCAGGGGCATGAGCGCCGCGCCACTTGTCACTGA
- a CDS encoding helix-turn-helix domain-containing protein, translated as MTTLSPTHSLPTAEEVAIARESGRALSAFLQTRAETQQIEIFNDQGTSHPVRVPVSALRLLVDVLTEIGEGNAVSIIPIHAELTTQDAADVLNVSRPFLVRLLERGEIPFHKIGTHRRVRYQDVIAYKERIDAEHSKALDALAEQAQALRMGYE; from the coding sequence ATGACCACACTCTCTCCCACCCATTCGTTGCCGACGGCCGAAGAAGTTGCCATCGCCCGCGAGAGCGGCCGGGCGTTGTCCGCCTTCCTTCAGACCCGCGCGGAAACCCAGCAGATCGAGATATTCAACGACCAGGGTACGTCCCATCCGGTGCGCGTCCCGGTGTCGGCGCTGCGCCTGCTCGTGGACGTCCTGACCGAAATCGGTGAGGGCAACGCGGTCAGTATCATCCCGATCCACGCCGAACTGACAACACAGGACGCAGCGGACGTACTCAATGTCTCGCGACCGTTCCTCGTCCGGTTGCTGGAGCGCGGCGAGATCCCGTTCCACAAGATCGGTACTCACCGTCGTGTCCGCTACCAGGACGTGATCGCGTACAAGGAGCGGATCGACGCTGAGCACAGCAAGGCCCTTGATGCACTGGCCGAGCAAGCCCAGGCGCTCAGGATGGGGTACGAATGA
- the abiEi gene encoding type IV toxin-antitoxin system AbiEi family antitoxin translates to MCIETLHNCLVRAHMKRLDLLNRLSALEQKGLVVYSRRDLEKIFPEEDEKALEKSLQRMCQDNLLVRAARGIYLFGPAVPRHRGWLIERIAQALRPGDFNYVSLESILSEYGVISQIPVDRLTVMTTGAKGLHKTPFGAIEFTHTKRTIPDLLERTLVVKGRPLRIARKQAAIQDLHRVGRNIDLIDRDEVDDE, encoded by the coding sequence ATGTGTATAGAAACCCTACACAACTGTCTGGTTCGCGCGCACATGAAACGACTGGATCTGCTGAATCGCCTATCCGCCCTGGAACAGAAGGGGCTTGTCGTCTATTCAAGACGAGACCTGGAGAAGATTTTTCCGGAAGAGGATGAGAAAGCGCTGGAGAAGAGCTTGCAGCGCATGTGCCAGGACAACCTTCTGGTTCGCGCCGCTCGCGGCATCTACCTTTTTGGTCCAGCTGTGCCGCGTCACCGGGGCTGGCTGATCGAGCGGATCGCGCAGGCCCTGCGCCCGGGAGATTTCAATTACGTTTCTCTGGAAAGTATTCTCTCGGAATATGGTGTGATCTCACAGATTCCTGTGGATCGCTTGACGGTAATGACCACAGGCGCGAAAGGGCTCCACAAGACCCCCTTTGGGGCTATTGAATTCACGCACACCAAGCGCACTATTCCGGATCTTCTGGAAAGAACATTAGTCGTCAAGGGGCGTCCATTGCGTATTGCCAGAAAGCAGGCTGCCATCCAGGATCTCCATCGTGTAGGACGGAACATAGACTTGATTGATCGGGACGAGGTGGATGATGAATAA
- a CDS encoding nucleotidyl transferase AbiEii/AbiGii toxin family protein yields the protein MMNKEDFAQYVDAAMRGDGLGFLRPVVEKELLHYEIFSALDEEGLLKDMVFQGGTSLRLCYGSERFSEDLDFAGGKNFSARSMAAVKGCIVGKIGKRFDLDITVREPRDAPFDGTVRVDKWMVTIQTSPDRPDVPRQKIKLEIANVPAYSRDILPLRINYSVLEGRSQPLVAVESRDEILADKLIALPASISRMIGQEMEFTPSRIRHRDIWDIAWLSGQGAQLDTQLVRKKVSDYGLDEFPRFLDRAIAAIPVIAGGEGFRAQMARFLPQTQHDRVFGKEGYEKYFENTVSGLLSSLRKDLEFDLKKVQQVLPGKKKRGPEL from the coding sequence ATGATGAATAAAGAAGATTTTGCGCAATATGTAGATGCGGCCATGCGGGGTGACGGGCTGGGTTTTTTGCGTCCCGTGGTGGAGAAGGAACTGCTGCACTATGAGATTTTTAGCGCATTGGACGAAGAGGGGCTGTTAAAGGATATGGTGTTTCAGGGGGGAACCTCTCTGCGTCTATGTTATGGTTCTGAGCGATTCAGTGAAGACCTTGACTTTGCGGGTGGAAAGAATTTTTCCGCCCGGAGTATGGCTGCCGTCAAAGGCTGCATTGTCGGGAAGATTGGCAAGCGCTTTGACCTGGATATCACAGTCCGGGAGCCCAGGGATGCTCCATTTGATGGGACAGTGCGGGTAGATAAATGGATGGTCACGATCCAGACCAGTCCGGATCGTCCGGACGTGCCACGGCAAAAGATCAAACTGGAAATCGCCAACGTACCGGCCTATTCCAGGGATATTCTTCCATTGCGGATTAACTATTCCGTTCTGGAGGGGCGTAGTCAACCTTTGGTGGCGGTCGAGTCCAGGGATGAGATTCTGGCGGACAAGCTGATTGCGCTTCCTGCTTCCATTTCCAGAATGATTGGCCAGGAGATGGAGTTTACCCCATCGCGGATCAGGCATCGGGATATTTGGGATATCGCGTGGTTATCTGGTCAGGGAGCGCAGTTGGATACCCAACTGGTCAGAAAGAAAGTCTCGGATTATGGATTGGATGAATTCCCCCGGTTTTTGGATCGCGCCATTGCTGCGATTCCCGTGATTGCTGGTGGAGAGGGGTTTCGTGCGCAGATGGCGCGATTCCTGCCGCAAACACAACATGACAGGGTGTTTGGCAAGGAGGGGTATGAGAAATATTTCGAGAATACGGTCAGCGGATTGCTATCCAGTCTGCGGAAGGATCTGGAATTTGATCTCAAAAAAGTCCAGCAGGTGCTGCCAGGGAAGAAAAAACGTGGGCCGGAGTTATAA
- a CDS encoding DUF3560 domain-containing protein — protein sequence MPVPAPSPSGNNTDRKDPRLELADRLIEQIGAGTASWQRPWEAGDVLAPVNAVTGKPYSGVNYQNLMMFSPDPSDPRWCTYKQAQEQGWQVRKGEHGIPIEKWSRYEHKRTDEEIERLWAQGAQNIEPVEERLGVRYYTVFHASQIDGIPPLERSPRLEIEGKPDDRLPKLAERLGVELRYGGGRAFYRPSEDRVQMPPVESFEQAVGHDTTLLHELSHATGHERRLNRDLKNSFGSEKYAIEELRAEMSAAMTAASLGIGFDPASQDLEEGREMGNSAAYLASWLKALPEKERKQILMQTIKDAQGISDYLIERTPELLVEQERPTVSRGDYVRYRNEIGQEVEGVVLDAAQPGEATRLRRIYRWPNGTPGLDGADDIAPTVLPNDLVEHIPGAVTPGPDLDAIDPQTDAYQRTIGMDDSRDRAGLAVLMAVETARGQPERAAALQAAALRAAALPERALDPELIAFLENRTRIRQGEHPNFAGLSDPVANAEAFVERQGRTDPQRSAQWARALQESPVAYGEAVGLSPATVGLVASQLNQGARRMERPQVGDFVRFEPHEPGVTSSPFSGRIIAALDTSGGDIRYHLRAETGPDQGIEARVYGRDGQFCEIALDQAVGFDRALAPEAEKAPQIQVGDFVITRRNQFGADWDTPSIVTRIDDSEVRLQDLYRSGQEWEVAPARRMMSREDFDTALSHQVSGVVPPEIASEKLDFAASRDRFVGVVRAFDAEHSLMYGKAPEPLTKVPDDVRPFLGGQQATVTDQLLRSSEEKGFFSDKMQELQEIIRQMPATYETDGVPDSERPVSLRYFGPNGAQWFILEKDRGDPANEGNGFPNQMQAFGLADLGMGHPEVGYISIPEITRAGAELDYHFAPRTLLEVKLEHYPDLLPPEHRPVDPRKEQALQEYQAFYAQLPQREEKLVTAVRERSERLAPADFRGFSDMMRDFRTGVDDTFGILREGENRGSSAPELRLAQAFAPEEISDLPAVQTAHDQARRLGERFHDLDREIRDAFKARLREHGKALLESGSLREPREIAQATYWKHGIEASPDSPMIGKVVGAIQDKDLKTLLGMIGHNSQNPGSEEVFTHITGVKLGKTQKERVAQLLEWAGPEKAQALRESNALAERERETRGLRDGMTRAWEDLKGLRVEVGGQVVNGQEYVTLKVAGGQERIASGKAGAATTYHLVNDQGAYSRVKDVRFTAFARRVLAMDADGMVRNALEKADIVQGIAPEGVTPKPAADLQKEEKAPEAPGKNAYEQKIEARKERYRALSDKTRARAKAHVEQARRMADAIPFGQPILVGHHSEGRDRRYRERIHQNFGKGFDLLEKAAYYERRAKGVNDYAISADDPDAVKKLRERVENLKSSQERMKAANAAIRKHQKDGPEAQQAALERLGFQPDQAKAILTPDVMGTVGFASYSLSNNNANIRRLEERIQILEKAQALKDRETPYAWGTVRENREINRIQFRFEDKPDEEVRNLMKSSGFRWAPSEGAWQRQWTGNAVYAARDVIKKLDALMPPEQTVAAPEPAQRLDTVPVSQSPDVSPGITVRDPSAALSAAIKDRDGDWYNLSVQENDGRLVGTLQRRDAETGLVETMPAGVFQPDVNYGVVAKFERESGELLAVGLSRGRDGGVDMKVFSQSRDAAVFAWQRIHEYPGHLRANEALQKVPDHPEGKVIEQALGVDLKTLNPARVAPKASARRPEQQKQQGVEI from the coding sequence ATGCCCGTCCCCGCCCCATCCCCTTCAGGGAACAACACCGATAGGAAAGATCCCCGTCTTGAGCTTGCCGACCGACTGATTGAACAGATCGGGGCAGGAACTGCCTCCTGGCAAAGGCCCTGGGAAGCCGGCGATGTGTTGGCCCCGGTCAATGCAGTCACAGGCAAGCCTTACAGCGGGGTGAACTACCAAAATCTCATGATGTTCTCTCCGGACCCGTCCGATCCACGTTGGTGTACCTACAAGCAGGCCCAGGAGCAGGGCTGGCAGGTGCGCAAGGGTGAGCATGGGATTCCCATCGAAAAGTGGTCGCGTTACGAGCACAAGCGCACCGATGAGGAAATAGAGAGGCTTTGGGCGCAGGGCGCCCAGAACATCGAGCCCGTGGAGGAACGGCTTGGTGTCCGTTACTACACGGTGTTTCACGCATCACAGATAGACGGCATTCCCCCGCTGGAGCGGTCCCCGCGTCTGGAGATCGAGGGGAAACCCGATGATCGGTTGCCGAAGCTGGCCGAGCGCCTGGGCGTGGAATTGCGGTACGGCGGCGGCCGGGCGTTTTATCGTCCGTCGGAGGACCGGGTGCAGATGCCTCCCGTGGAATCTTTCGAGCAGGCTGTGGGGCATGACACCACCCTCCTGCACGAGCTGTCCCATGCCACAGGTCATGAGAGACGACTGAACCGCGATCTGAAAAACTCCTTCGGCAGTGAGAAGTACGCCATCGAGGAGTTGCGGGCGGAGATGTCCGCGGCCATGACCGCAGCGAGTTTGGGGATTGGCTTTGATCCTGCATCCCAGGACCTGGAAGAGGGGCGCGAGATGGGTAATTCAGCCGCCTATCTTGCCTCATGGCTCAAAGCCCTGCCGGAAAAAGAGCGCAAGCAGATCCTGATGCAGACCATCAAGGATGCCCAGGGGATCAGCGACTATCTGATCGAACGGACGCCGGAATTGCTGGTGGAGCAGGAGCGACCAACCGTCTCCCGTGGCGATTACGTCCGGTACAGGAATGAGATTGGGCAAGAGGTTGAGGGCGTGGTGCTTGACGCCGCCCAGCCCGGCGAAGCAACGCGACTGAGGCGCATCTACCGGTGGCCCAACGGCACCCCCGGCCTGGACGGGGCGGACGACATCGCGCCCACGGTACTGCCTAACGACCTGGTGGAACACATCCCGGGCGCTGTCACCCCCGGTCCGGATCTGGACGCCATCGATCCGCAGACCGATGCGTACCAACGCACCATAGGCATGGACGATTCGCGCGATCGGGCGGGCCTCGCCGTGCTCATGGCGGTCGAAACCGCGCGTGGGCAGCCGGAGCGGGCGGCGGCCCTGCAGGCGGCGGCCTTGCGGGCGGCAGCCTTGCCGGAACGCGCCCTGGACCCGGAGCTGATTGCGTTTCTTGAAAACCGCACCCGCATCCGGCAAGGCGAACACCCGAATTTTGCCGGACTGAGCGATCCCGTCGCCAATGCCGAAGCCTTCGTTGAGCGGCAAGGCCGTACCGATCCCCAGCGTTCCGCGCAATGGGCCAGAGCGCTACAGGAAAGCCCGGTGGCTTACGGCGAGGCTGTGGGCCTCAGTCCGGCCACGGTGGGTCTCGTCGCGTCTCAACTGAACCAAGGCGCTCGGCGCATGGAACGACCCCAGGTCGGCGATTTCGTGCGTTTTGAACCGCATGAACCGGGCGTGACATCCAGTCCCTTCTCAGGACGGATCATCGCGGCCTTGGATACCTCTGGCGGCGATATCCGCTATCACCTGCGGGCGGAGACGGGGCCAGATCAGGGTATTGAGGCACGGGTATATGGCCGGGACGGACAGTTCTGCGAGATCGCTCTGGATCAGGCCGTGGGATTCGACCGGGCTCTCGCTCCAGAGGCAGAGAAAGCCCCCCAGATTCAGGTCGGAGACTTCGTGATAACCCGGAGAAATCAATTCGGGGCAGACTGGGATACTCCCTCCATCGTTACCCGCATCGATGACTCCGAAGTCCGGTTGCAGGACCTCTACCGCTCTGGCCAGGAATGGGAAGTCGCCCCAGCCAGGCGAATGATGTCTCGTGAAGACTTCGATACGGCTCTCAGTCATCAGGTTAGTGGCGTGGTGCCGCCCGAGATCGCATCAGAAAAGCTCGATTTCGCCGCCAGCCGGGACCGATTCGTCGGTGTGGTCCGGGCTTTTGATGCCGAACACAGTCTCATGTACGGCAAGGCACCGGAACCTTTGACGAAGGTCCCCGACGATGTGCGGCCATTCCTTGGAGGCCAACAGGCTACGGTGACAGATCAGTTGCTCCGCAGCAGCGAAGAAAAAGGCTTTTTCTCGGACAAGATGCAGGAGTTACAGGAGATTATCCGGCAGATGCCGGCGACCTATGAGACTGACGGCGTGCCGGACAGCGAGCGCCCAGTATCCCTGCGCTATTTTGGTCCCAATGGTGCCCAGTGGTTCATCCTTGAGAAGGATCGCGGAGATCCGGCCAATGAGGGGAACGGCTTCCCGAACCAGATGCAAGCTTTTGGTCTGGCGGACTTAGGTATGGGCCATCCCGAAGTGGGCTACATCAGTATTCCGGAGATCACCCGTGCCGGGGCGGAACTCGATTATCACTTTGCGCCCCGGACCCTTTTGGAGGTGAAGCTGGAGCACTACCCAGACCTGCTTCCGCCAGAGCATCGCCCAGTGGATCCGCGCAAGGAACAGGCACTTCAGGAGTACCAGGCGTTTTACGCCCAGTTGCCACAGCGGGAAGAGAAACTGGTGACGGCGGTCCGCGAGCGCTCCGAGCGTCTGGCTCCGGCGGATTTTCGGGGCTTCTCCGACATGATGCGGGATTTCCGCACAGGCGTGGACGATACCTTTGGGATCCTCCGGGAGGGAGAAAACCGGGGATCGTCGGCCCCGGAATTACGCCTGGCGCAGGCGTTCGCTCCGGAAGAGATCTCCGATCTGCCCGCCGTCCAAACCGCCCATGACCAGGCAAGACGGCTTGGCGAGCGATTTCACGATCTGGACCGGGAAATCAGGGACGCTTTCAAGGCGCGGCTCAGGGAGCATGGCAAGGCACTGCTGGAATCCGGCAGCCTGCGCGAACCCCGGGAAATCGCGCAGGCGACCTACTGGAAGCACGGGATTGAGGCAAGTCCGGACAGCCCGATGATCGGAAAAGTGGTCGGGGCGATTCAGGACAAGGATCTCAAAACCCTGCTGGGAATGATTGGCCACAACAGCCAAAACCCGGGATCGGAAGAGGTATTTACGCACATTACGGGAGTAAAACTGGGCAAGACCCAAAAAGAACGGGTCGCACAGTTGCTGGAGTGGGCCGGTCCTGAAAAGGCGCAGGCCCTGCGCGAAAGCAATGCGCTGGCAGAGCGGGAACGGGAAACTCGGGGCTTGCGGGATGGTATGACCAGAGCGTGGGAGGATCTGAAGGGCCTGCGCGTGGAGGTCGGTGGCCAGGTGGTGAATGGACAGGAGTATGTGACGCTGAAAGTTGCGGGCGGCCAGGAGCGCATTGCTTCTGGCAAGGCGGGTGCGGCAACCACATATCATCTGGTCAATGACCAAGGCGCATATTCCCGCGTCAAGGACGTGCGGTTCACGGCCTTTGCCAGGCGGGTTTTGGCCATGGACGCCGATGGTATGGTGCGTAACGCCCTGGAGAAGGCGGACATTGTGCAAGGGATTGCGCCGGAAGGGGTTACCCCAAAACCAGCTGCTGATCTTCAGAAAGAGGAAAAAGCACCAGAAGCTCCCGGGAAGAACGCCTACGAGCAAAAAATCGAGGCGCGTAAGGAGCGCTATCGCGCCCTTTCTGATAAGACGCGGGCGCGGGCGAAAGCGCACGTCGAGCAGGCCAGGCGCATGGCGGACGCCATCCCTTTTGGTCAGCCGATCCTGGTTGGCCACCACAGTGAAGGCCGCGACCGTCGCTATCGTGAGCGCATCCACCAGAACTTTGGCAAAGGCTTCGACCTGCTGGAGAAGGCAGCGTATTACGAGCGCCGCGCCAAGGGCGTCAACGACTACGCCATCAGCGCGGACGATCCGGATGCCGTGAAAAAACTCAGGGAGCGGGTGGAGAATCTGAAGTCTTCCCAGGAGCGCATGAAGGCGGCGAACGCCGCCATCCGCAAACATCAGAAGGATGGCCCCGAGGCGCAGCAGGCGGCCCTGGAGCGTCTGGGTTTCCAGCCAGACCAGGCAAAAGCCATTTTGACCCCGGATGTCATGGGAACCGTGGGTTTTGCGTCGTACTCCCTCAGCAACAATAACGCCAACATCCGGCGGCTGGAAGAGCGTATTCAGATCCTGGAAAAGGCCCAGGCCCTGAAGGACCGTGAGACACCGTATGCCTGGGGAACGGTTCGGGAGAACAGGGAGATCAACCGCATCCAGTTCCGGTTCGAGGACAAGCCTGACGAAGAGGTCCGCAATCTCATGAAGTCGAGCGGCTTTCGATGGGCGCCTTCCGAGGGCGCCTGGCAACGGCAGTGGACGGGCAATGCCGTATATGCCGCGCGGGATGTCATCAAAAAGCTGGACGCGCTGATGCCGCCTGAGCAGACGGTGGCAGCACCAGAACCGGCCCAACGGCTCGACACTGTGCCGGTTTCCCAGAGCCCTGATGTGAGCCCAGGTATTACTGTCCGCGACCCGAGCGCCGCGCTGTCTGCGGCCATCAAGGACCGCGACGGCGACTGGTACAACCTTTCCGTGCAGGAAAACGATGGCCGTCTGGTGGGGACCTTGCAGCGGCGCGATGCGGAAACGGGTCTGGTGGAGACGATGCCAGCCGGTGTTTTTCAGCCTGACGTGAATTATGGGGTGGTGGCCAAGTTTGAGCGCGAGTCCGGGGAACTCCTGGCGGTTGGCCTTTCCCGTGGTCGGGATGGCGGTGTGGATATGAAGGTCTTTTCCCAGTCGAGGGACGCCGCAGTCTTCGCCTGGCAGCGAATTCATGAGTACCCGGGACATCTGCGGGCCAATGAAGCGCTCCAGAAGGTCCCGGATCACCCGGAGGGCAAGGTGATTGAGCAGGCTTTGGGCGTGGACCTGAAGACGCTCAACCCGGCGCGTGTTGCTCCCAAGGCCTCAGCCCGCCGGCCGGAGCAGCAGAAGCAGCAGGGTGTGGAGATATAG
- a CDS encoding LPD7 domain-containing protein, translated as MAAQLDHLLSYGPMDVVASNDEKNPGLHIVHMDAENRAFIPQDDPLHREIRNLIDKNPHSKGFVANQIHARLEQEGRWDGPGHDAEGLSFGPSLNPEKEKGEALNVGETLVQGTAGPEIAEPAQPAPEKSVEAEIADATGKKPDQEPQQKTITEPDPLADWPGTSQKSPEPLMPPEKPRFERKNPPEVLFANPKGKPYVLDHGDKVTVTNRAMLGLGHEAAEKRQKAVEIGLKAAVDRFGEPVRFQGNRAFLEETVKVAMERGIALEPGSPMARDIYERAIKERGNQLGPSKDAAPYRAPEKKREVDKGKGIGL; from the coding sequence ATGGCAGCACAACTGGATCACCTTTTGTCCTACGGCCCTATGGATGTAGTGGCCAGCAATGATGAGAAGAACCCAGGGCTTCACATCGTCCACATGGACGCGGAAAACCGCGCGTTCATTCCCCAGGATGACCCGCTGCATCGGGAAATCCGGAACCTCATTGACAAAAACCCGCATAGCAAAGGCTTTGTGGCCAACCAGATCCACGCACGTCTTGAGCAGGAGGGGCGCTGGGATGGGCCGGGGCATGATGCCGAGGGCCTGAGTTTCGGGCCATCCCTGAACCCGGAGAAGGAGAAGGGCGAGGCCCTGAATGTCGGAGAGACTCTGGTCCAGGGGACTGCAGGGCCAGAGATTGCGGAACCCGCACAGCCAGCGCCTGAAAAATCGGTTGAAGCGGAAATCGCGGACGCGACCGGGAAAAAGCCCGATCAGGAGCCGCAGCAAAAGACGATAACGGAACCCGACCCCCTTGCGGATTGGCCAGGGACATCCCAGAAGTCCCCTGAGCCGCTCATGCCGCCGGAGAAACCACGATTCGAGCGCAAGAATCCGCCGGAAGTCCTCTTCGCCAATCCCAAAGGCAAGCCCTATGTGCTGGATCATGGCGACAAGGTGACGGTGACGAACCGCGCGATGCTGGGCCTGGGGCATGAAGCAGCGGAGAAGCGGCAAAAAGCGGTCGAGATTGGCCTGAAGGCCGCCGTGGACCGATTTGGGGAGCCGGTGCGCTTCCAGGGCAATCGTGCCTTCCTGGAAGAGACGGTGAAAGTTGCCATGGAGCGTGGGATTGCCCTGGAGCCTGGCAGTCCAATGGCCAGGGACATCTACGAACGGGCGATCAAGGAGCGCGGGAATCAGCTTGGCCCGTCGAAGGATGCCGCCCCATATCGGGCGCCGGAGAAGAAGCGAGAAGTGGACAAGGGCAAAGGCATTGGACTCTGA